In Acipenser ruthenus chromosome 15, fAciRut3.2 maternal haplotype, whole genome shotgun sequence, a genomic segment contains:
- the LOC117422407 gene encoding mRNA decay activator protein ZFP36L1-like: MSAALVAPYFDFSEVLNKNNRMLNYNNNILSAPHPTSTPCTGTNPSICTPNGTLLGRKAVGTPSTGVYQRRHSVTVPNSKFNQNQFVNSLKTEPCLTGGGGGGGSNKENRFRDRSYSETGERMLQKPCSGSNAGGQVNSSRYKTELCRPFEENGACKYGDKCQFAHGIHELRSLSRHPKYKTELCRTFHTIGFCPYGPRCHFIHNAEERRGPPPQYPLSPSNKLDRPRLQHSFSFAGFPSSSGLQDSPTSVTPPPVLNADDLPEWANNPFTYSSQELATLFGPSLSIPGDSSAQAPPSPTTFIFRAMSESPQMFEAPPSPPDSLSDQEGYLSSSGSISGSESPVLDTNKRLPIFSRLSISDD, encoded by the exons ATGTCTGCGGCTTTGGTGGCGCCATACTTCGACTTTAGCGAAGTCTtgaacaag AACAACAGGATGCTGAACTACAACAACAACATCCTCAGTGCCCCCCATCCCACATCTACCCCCTGCACTGGCACCAACCCCTCCATCTGCACCCCTAATGGGACCCTGCTGGGCAGGAAGGCAGTGGGGACCCCCTCTACAGGGGTTTATCAACGGCGGCACTCTGTCACCGTACCCAACTCCAAGTTCAACCAGAACCAATTCGTGAACAGCCTAAAGACAGAGCCGTGCCTTACTGGTGGCGGTGGTGGCGGCGGCAGCAACAAGGAGAACCGCTTCCGAGACCGCTCGTATTCCGAGACCGGGGAGAGGATGCTCCAAAAGCCTTGCAGTGGCAGCAACGCGGGAGGGCAAGTTAATTCCAGCCGCTACAAGACAGAACTATGTAGACCCTTCGAGGAGAACGGCGCTTGCAAGTACGGGGACAAGTGCCAGTTTGCCCATGGCATCCATGAGCTACGCAGCCTGAGCCGCCACCCTAAGTACAAGACAGAACTCTGCCGCACTTTCCACACCATAGGGTTCTGCCCCTATGGGCCCCGCTGCCACTTCATCCACAATGCAGAGGAGCGCAGAGGCCCACCGCCCCAGTACCCCCTCTCACCCTCCAACAAGCTGGATCGGCCACGACTTCAGCACAGCTTCAGCTTCGCCGGGTTCCCAAGCTCCAGTGGGTTGCAGGACAGTCCCACCTCCGTCACCCCGCCGCCCGTGTTAAATGCAGACGACCTGCCTGAGTGGGCAAATAACCCCTTCACCTACTCCAGCCAGGAGCTGGCTACCCTCTTTGGGCCGAGCCTGAGTATCCCGGGCGACTCCTCTGCTCAGGCTCCACCATCACCCACCACCTTCATCTTCCGGGCCATGTCAGAGTCTCCCCAGATGTTTGAGGCTCCCCCCAGCCCGCCTGATTCGCTTTCCGACCAGGAGGGCTACCTGAGCAGCTCTGGAAGCATAAGCGGGTCCGAGTCCCCAGTTCTAGACACCAACAAACGTCTTCCAATCTTCAGCAGACTCTCTATCTCTGACGACTAa